DNA sequence from the Thermodesulfobacteriota bacterium genome:
TCGTCCATGGCTGGCCTCCGTCGCTAGGTGCCTTGTCGGCACGACCTCTGAATCCGAGCAACAGCGGAGTGGTCTATGGGACCACCCGCTCAAGCGGTTGGCCAGCCGCTTCATCCCATCTAGACTCCCGCGAGGCGGTATCACTCAGGTGGGCGCGCCTGTGCTACCCGTTCCATACGATGATCCCGCTACCGACTCTCAATCGCCTCCGTGAGCGGCGCGCCCGGCGAGGCCTTGATTCCTTTCGTGACGATCGCGTCATTTAGCCGGACCGCAAACGCCGCCGGGACCCCTGTGTAACTCGCGCCACACCGTGCGGCGACGCCCCCCGGATGACCCATCCACGGGACCCTGGGTCGCCACCTTGACACAGGACCGGAAGTCGCTCCATAATGCAGGTCCTTAGGGCTCCCCAGGCACTGGCCCACAGGCGCCGGGAGCGGCGACGGGAGTTCGCCGACTCTCAGTGGCCAGCCTCACTGGGCCGGCGCTTACGGGGCGGAGGCTTGGTGGGGACCGCAGAAGAGGTTAACCCTGTCGGAAGGAGAATCATCATCCGGGCTTCTCCCTGTCTCTCTCTCCTCGTGACCATGGTTCTCGCCCGGCCTGCCTCAGGCCAGACCGAGAACCGCTACTCCGTTGACCCTGCCGCAGGAGAGCAGTTCGGCAAGGCCGTTGCCGCGGCGCGGCTCGCCGGCGCACTGGACTGGGTCGTGATCGGAGTCCCCTACGCGGAGGTCGACGGCGTCTCGGGCGCGGGTGAGGTCGAGTGCCATCCTGCCATCGAGTCGCCCACGACGCCTCCCTTCAAGATCCGGGCGCCAGCGGGGGAGATCCAGCAGGACGCGCACTTCGGCCTCGCGGTAACGGTCGCCGACATCGACGGCGACAGCAGCCCGGATATCGTGGTGGGAGCGCCGGGCCTCGACGTCGGGACGCGCATCGATCAGGGGCGCGTCTACATCTTCTTCGGACCCTGGAACCCGCTGGCGCAGCAACCCTACAGCGCCCTGACGACGCTAATGGTCCGTTCCGATGACCTCGACCCCAACACCGACCACGGCGGGGAGTTCGGGTTCAGCGTCGCCGTGGGCGACCTGGACCACTCCGGCTTCCTCGATCTGGTCGTTGGGGCCCCGAAGGCCGACAAGCTCGGTCCCCCGGTCGCGCCCGAGGCCGGCGCGGCCGACATCTTCCGGAACCCTCCGTATGGGGCGGCCGACGTCACGCGCTACGCCCACCTCCAAGACAACGACGTGACCGAGAACCTCGACAACCACTTCGGCTGGTCGGTCGGCATTGGCGACTTTGCCGATCCGGACGCCCAAGATCTGGGAGACGTCGTGGTGGGCGATCCTGACATCGATGTGTGGTCATGGGGATGGCACCGGTCCGCGGGCGCCACCTACGCCTACTTCGGTCACTACGACGCCACGAACCCTGTGTGGAACTACAACGCCAGCTTCTGGCAGTTCCTCCCCTCGCTTCCGGGCACCCCCCTCGACAATGCTCGCCGGGGCACAGCACTAGCCGTGGGCAACTACGATGGGGATTCCTGGGACGACTTGGCGACCGGAGGCCCTGGCGCGGTTGAT
Encoded proteins:
- a CDS encoding integrin alpha, which encodes MGTAEEVNPVGRRIIIRASPCLSLLVTMVLARPASGQTENRYSVDPAAGEQFGKAVAAARLAGALDWVVIGVPYAEVDGVSGAGEVECHPAIESPTTPPFKIRAPAGEIQQDAHFGLAVTVADIDGDSSPDIVVGAPGLDVGTRIDQGRVYIFFGPWNPLAQQPYSALTTLMVRSDDLDPNTDHGGEFGFSVAVGDLDHSGFLDLVVGAPKADKLGPPVAPEAGAADIFRNPPYGAADVTRYAHLQDNDVTENLDNHFGWSVGIGDFADPDAQDLGDVVVGDPDIDVWSWGWHRSAGATYAYFGHYDATNPVWNYNASFWQFLPSLPGTPLDNARRGTALAVGNYDGDSWDDLATGGPGAVDPADDPLGPEGFVFIYRGDGTGLIPPGVLDEPIIRAPWPEGQERNLFGFSLAWANTDGQDQLDLIIGAPGGWDTERTGAVYISHAVAGQVPRDWQKTKLTDGNPEADQRFGWAVARAHRGGTSLEDVLVGSPHSTALGFPDAGEIFVFKY